The proteins below are encoded in one region of Desulfosalsimonas propionicica:
- the atpE gene encoding ATP synthase F0 subunit C, producing the protein MEIEALKFFTACVTIAGIAIAIAAVGCAYGMGISLRSAVEGIARNPESSGKVTVTMLIGLALIESLCIYALVISLIIIYATPMAGTVTKMIGM; encoded by the coding sequence ATGGAAATTGAAGCACTAAAATTCTTTACCGCTTGTGTTACCATTGCCGGCATTGCCATTGCCATCGCAGCTGTTGGTTGTGCCTACGGCATGGGTATCAGCCTGAGATCCGCAGTTGAAGGCATTGCCCGCAACCCGGAATCATCCGGTAAGGTTACGGTCACCATGCTTATCGGTCTGGCGCTGATCGAGTCCCTGTGTATTTACGCCCTGGTTATCTCGCTGATTATCATCTATGCGACACCCATGGCAGGTACGGTCACCAAGATGATCGGCATGTAG
- the uvrA gene encoding excinuclease ABC subunit UvrA — translation MSSDYIIIRGARQHNLKDIDLDLPRNRLVVITGLSGSGKSTLAFDTLYAEGQRRYVESLSTYARQFLERMEKPDVDHIEGLSPAIAIEQKSGGHNPRSTVGTVTEIYDYLRLLFARAGTPHCHKCGRPISFQTIDEMVDRVMAMANGTRILILAPLVAGQKGTHEKLLAWLRREGFARVRVDGQVRELDGLAKLDQKRKHTIEVVVDRLVVKDNMKNRLADSLELALSHSEGTAAVDAVDDKDAGPIVFSETAACMQCGISYPELTPASFSFNSPQGACTKCDGLGTTMEFDPDLIVADPELSIREGAIRPWANRSSVHFAEFIEALTRHYGADIYRPYRELPELFRHVLLYGSGDEEIPFSMSRGNRRMDFTRPFEGVIPNLQRRYVETDSSAAREEIKQYMNFRPCPECGGTRLNPVSRSVRVAQVTLPEISGFSVEQAYKFFRDLKLEGKNAKIADRIIREITDRLAFLQNVGLSYLTLDRAAATLSGGEAQRIRLATQIGSKLTGVLYVLDEPSIGLHQRDNLRLLATLKQMRDLGNTVLVVEHDEETIRSADFVVDMGPEAGVKGGHLVFAGPPDQLEASETSLTGQYLAGKRQIKTPESRRPATDAGFVIRGAAQNNLKNIDARFPLGCFVCVTGVSGSGKSTLVLETLYRILARRLHRSGIPPGKHASAEGFEHIDKVININQSPIGRTPRSNPGTYTGVFTFIRELFAKTPEARMRGYKAGRFSFNIKGGRCEACSGDGIIKIEMHFLPDIFVPCDVCHGRRYNRETLEVKYKGLNIAEVLDMTVNQAMAFFSSIGHIRSRLQTLVDVGLGYIRLGQPATTLSGGEAQRVKLSRELARRDTGRTFYILDEPTTGLHMEDIKKLLGVLNQLVEAGNTVVVIEHNLDVIRYADHIIDLGPEGGDAGGFVIAEGTPEDVAGCENSATGAFLQQQLAAKQPAKFFSEK, via the coding sequence ATCTCATCTGATTACATCATTATTCGGGGTGCCCGACAGCACAATCTTAAAGACATTGATCTGGATTTGCCCAGAAACCGCCTTGTGGTGATTACCGGGCTGTCTGGCTCGGGCAAATCCACCCTGGCTTTTGACACCCTGTATGCCGAGGGCCAGCGCAGGTACGTGGAATCTTTGTCCACTTACGCCAGGCAGTTTCTGGAGCGGATGGAAAAGCCGGATGTGGACCATATCGAAGGGCTTTCGCCGGCCATTGCAATCGAGCAGAAAAGCGGCGGCCATAACCCCCGCTCCACTGTGGGTACGGTTACTGAGATATATGATTACCTCAGGCTGCTGTTTGCCAGGGCGGGCACCCCTCACTGCCACAAATGCGGCCGGCCCATTTCCTTTCAAACCATTGATGAGATGGTCGACCGGGTCATGGCTATGGCCAATGGCACCCGGATTCTGATTTTGGCCCCCCTGGTCGCCGGTCAGAAAGGTACCCATGAAAAACTGCTGGCCTGGCTCAGGCGGGAAGGCTTTGCCCGGGTGCGTGTTGACGGGCAGGTCCGGGAACTCGACGGGTTGGCCAAACTGGATCAGAAACGAAAACATACCATTGAGGTGGTGGTGGACCGTCTGGTGGTCAAGGACAACATGAAAAACCGCCTGGCCGATTCCCTGGAGCTGGCTTTGTCCCACTCCGAGGGCACCGCTGCGGTGGATGCGGTGGATGACAAGGACGCCGGACCCATTGTGTTTTCGGAGACCGCGGCCTGTATGCAATGCGGCATAAGTTATCCCGAGCTGACCCCGGCGAGCTTTTCTTTTAATTCCCCCCAGGGCGCGTGTACCAAATGTGACGGGCTGGGTACCACCATGGAGTTTGACCCGGATCTGATTGTGGCGGATCCGGAATTGTCCATCCGCGAAGGGGCCATCCGGCCCTGGGCCAATCGCAGCTCCGTGCATTTTGCCGAATTCATTGAAGCCCTGACCCGCCATTACGGTGCAGACATTTACCGGCCCTATCGCGAACTGCCGGAGCTGTTCAGGCATGTGCTCCTCTACGGGTCAGGTGATGAGGAGATTCCCTTTTCCATGAGCCGGGGAAATCGCAGGATGGATTTTACCCGGCCCTTTGAAGGGGTGATTCCCAATTTGCAGCGCCGGTATGTGGAGACCGATTCCAGCGCCGCCAGAGAAGAGATCAAGCAGTACATGAATTTTAGGCCGTGCCCGGAATGCGGGGGCACGCGCTTAAACCCGGTGAGCCGGTCCGTGCGCGTGGCCCAGGTGACCCTTCCTGAAATTTCAGGCTTTTCGGTTGAGCAGGCATACAAATTTTTCCGGGACCTGAAGCTTGAAGGCAAGAATGCGAAAATCGCAGACCGGATTATCCGGGAAATCACCGACCGGCTGGCTTTTCTGCAAAACGTCGGCTTGTCCTACCTGACCCTGGACCGGGCCGCGGCGACCCTGTCCGGTGGGGAGGCCCAGCGTATCCGTCTGGCCACCCAGATCGGCTCCAAGCTCACCGGCGTGCTTTACGTCCTTGATGAGCCCAGTATTGGTTTACACCAGCGCGATAATCTCCGGCTGCTGGCCACCTTGAAGCAGATGCGGGATTTGGGCAATACCGTCCTGGTGGTGGAGCATGACGAGGAAACCATCCGGTCAGCGGATTTCGTGGTGGACATGGGTCCGGAGGCCGGTGTGAAAGGCGGGCACCTGGTGTTTGCCGGCCCCCCGGATCAGCTGGAGGCCTCGGAAACTTCCCTGACCGGCCAGTATCTGGCCGGCAAAAGGCAAATTAAAACCCCCGAATCCAGGCGCCCGGCCACGGATGCCGGCTTTGTGATCCGCGGGGCGGCGCAGAACAATCTCAAAAATATTGATGCGCGATTTCCCCTGGGCTGTTTTGTGTGTGTGACCGGTGTTTCAGGATCCGGCAAATCCACCCTGGTCCTCGAAACCCTGTACCGGATCCTGGCCCGGCGCCTCCACCGCTCGGGCATTCCTCCGGGCAAGCATGCCTCTGCCGAGGGCTTTGAGCACATTGATAAGGTCATCAACATCAATCAGTCGCCCATTGGCCGCACGCCCCGGTCCAACCCGGGGACGTATACCGGAGTGTTTACCTTTATCCGGGAGCTGTTTGCCAAGACCCCCGAAGCCCGGATGCGGGGCTATAAGGCCGGACGGTTTTCCTTTAACATCAAGGGCGGCCGGTGTGAGGCCTGCAGCGGAGACGGCATCATAAAGATCGAGATGCATTTTCTGCCCGATATTTTTGTGCCCTGTGATGTATGCCATGGCCGGCGTTACAACCGCGAGACCCTGGAAGTCAAGTACAAGGGACTCAATATTGCAGAAGTGCTGGACATGACGGTCAATCAGGCCATGGCCTTTTTCTCCAGTATCGGTCATATCCGATCCAGACTCCAGACCCTTGTGGATGTGGGCCTGGGCTATATCCGCCTGGGCCAGCCGGCCACAACTCTTTCCGGCGGGGAGGCCCAGCGTGTGAAACTTTCCCGGGAACTGGCCCGCCGGGATACCGGTCGTACCTTCTACATTCTCGACGAGCCCACCACCGGGCTTCACATGGAGGATATCAAAAAGCTGCTGGGCGTGTTAAATCAGCTGGTGGAGGCGGGCAACACGGTTGTGGTCATCGAGCACAATCTGGATGTGATCCGGTATGCCGATCACATCATTGACCTGGGGCCCGAGGGCGGAGATGCAGGGGGATTTGTGATCGCAGAGGGTACGCCCGAGGATGTGGCCGGCTGTGAAAATTCCGCCACAGGTGCGTTTCTGCAACAGCAGCTGGCGGCAAAACAGCCGGCAAAATTTTTTTCTGAAAAATAA
- the pdxA gene encoding 4-hydroxythreonine-4-phosphate dehydrogenase PdxA, whose protein sequence is MAGDQRPLIGITMGDPVGVGPEILCMALDYTEIYDFARPVVIGDPEIMHMAAGIARTGPKIRAVNDLQTAVYEPGIVNLISASRLCRDAHKWGHPSAETGRSMISYIEAGIDMAKSGQIDALVTCPINKAAMKLAGGIYPGHTEMLAQRTTTREYAMMMAGSRLRVVLATIHKALRDVSAALDENRIATVIRLTHQALKSRFGIARPRIAVCGLNPHAGEEEMFGHEEARLIRPAIAGAVSQGILATGPHPADTVFYYAVNGAYDAVVCMYHDQGLIPFKMVHFHDGVNTTLGLPIIRTSVDHGTAYDIAGKGIADPGSLMAAIEMAADHARRTKHPV, encoded by the coding sequence ATGGCAGGCGATCAGCGACCCTTGATCGGTATCACCATGGGTGATCCAGTGGGCGTGGGACCGGAAATTCTTTGCATGGCCCTGGATTACACGGAAATATATGATTTTGCGCGTCCGGTGGTGATCGGCGATCCTGAGATCATGCACATGGCCGCAGGCATTGCCCGCACCGGACCCAAAATCCGGGCTGTGAATGATTTGCAAACCGCTGTTTACGAGCCCGGAATCGTCAATCTGATTTCGGCGTCCCGGCTTTGCCGAGATGCGCACAAATGGGGCCATCCTTCTGCGGAAACCGGCCGGTCCATGATCAGCTATATTGAAGCCGGCATTGATATGGCCAAAAGCGGTCAGATCGATGCGCTGGTCACATGTCCCATCAATAAGGCGGCCATGAAGCTGGCCGGAGGGATATATCCCGGTCATACCGAGATGTTGGCGCAGCGAACCACCACCCGGGAATATGCTATGATGATGGCCGGCAGTCGTCTTCGGGTGGTGCTGGCCACCATTCATAAGGCCCTGCGCGATGTGTCGGCTGCACTGGATGAAAACCGGATTGCAACCGTTATCCGGCTGACCCACCAGGCCCTGAAATCCCGGTTCGGTATTGCCCGGCCCAGGATTGCCGTATGCGGCTTAAATCCCCATGCCGGTGAAGAGGAAATGTTTGGCCATGAAGAAGCCCGCCTGATCCGGCCGGCCATTGCCGGCGCTGTTTCGCAGGGGATTTTGGCCACGGGACCGCATCCGGCGGATACGGTGTTTTATTATGCTGTAAACGGCGCATATGACGCTGTTGTATGCATGTATCATGACCAGGGCCTGATTCCCTTTAAAATGGTGCATTTTCACGACGGGGTCAATACCACCCTGGGGTTGCCCATTATCCGGACCTCCGTGGATCACGGCACTGCCTATGATATCGCCGGAAAAGGCATTGCCGATCCGGGCAGCCTCATGGCAGCCATTGAAATGGCCGCCGATCATGCCCGCAGAACCAAGCATCCGGTCTGA
- a CDS encoding radical SAM protein, with amino-acid sequence MAMHLKGWRDMMPRRTLAEKALGQALKYLGDDPDKNAGYVLKAVDHIASGEKQEMVRQWFHHWMRENGPGRQFLKRVVENTHPRVRQRYVARMVASMFFRDPEAPRRARKQFGIQPPPTMLISPTMRCNYRCQGCYAGSYERKDDMSPETFDRVLSEAEEMGINFFTILGGEPFIYPHLLEVIEKHDKSFYQVYTNASLIDEKTADKLVDLGNVAPQISINGPAEVTDAVRGKGSFDKCVRAMDLLQEAGCAFGFSSLVTRRNMDIICSDHWIDFLVEKGALYGWMFLFMPVGNDPDMSLMPTPEQRNQMRMFQQYVRDNKPVLLVDFWNDGVLSGGCIAGGRLYFHVNHRGDVEPCIFCHFATDNIHEKSLKEALNSSFFRSIRSEQPFCYNTLRPCPMIDHPQTMWRIIRENNAKPTHKGAEVMFTRLAPEMTRYARGVQQVMDRAWHEEGYKDWAAKWMQHCGLAPENIERRRREFEQNRQRADETEIVRARARSN; translated from the coding sequence ATGGCTATGCATCTGAAAGGATGGCGCGATATGATGCCCCGCCGGACCCTGGCGGAAAAAGCACTGGGCCAGGCACTGAAATACCTGGGCGATGATCCGGATAAAAACGCCGGGTATGTGTTAAAGGCGGTGGATCACATTGCAAGCGGTGAAAAACAGGAAATGGTCCGCCAGTGGTTTCATCACTGGATGCGGGAAAACGGCCCGGGCCGGCAATTTTTGAAACGGGTGGTGGAAAACACCCATCCCCGGGTGCGTCAGCGGTATGTGGCCCGAATGGTGGCCAGCATGTTTTTTCGTGATCCCGAAGCACCCCGGCGTGCCCGGAAACAATTCGGCATTCAGCCGCCGCCCACCATGCTCATATCTCCGACCATGCGCTGCAATTACCGCTGCCAGGGATGCTATGCCGGCAGCTATGAGCGAAAAGATGACATGAGCCCGGAAACCTTTGACAGGGTCTTGAGCGAAGCAGAGGAGATGGGCATTAACTTTTTTACCATCCTTGGCGGAGAACCCTTTATCTATCCCCATTTGCTCGAAGTCATAGAAAAACATGACAAGTCTTTTTACCAGGTTTATACCAATGCCTCGCTGATTGATGAAAAAACAGCGGACAAGCTTGTGGACCTGGGCAACGTGGCCCCCCAGATCAGTATTAATGGTCCGGCTGAAGTCACTGATGCGGTCCGGGGAAAGGGTTCCTTTGACAAGTGCGTCCGGGCCATGGATCTGCTTCAGGAGGCCGGGTGCGCATTCGGGTTTTCCTCGCTGGTGACCCGCCGGAACATGGATATCATCTGCTCGGATCATTGGATCGATTTTCTGGTAGAAAAAGGGGCCCTTTACGGGTGGATGTTTTTGTTTATGCCCGTGGGAAATGATCCGGATATGAGCCTGATGCCCACGCCTGAACAGCGAAACCAGATGCGGATGTTTCAGCAGTATGTCCGGGACAACAAGCCGGTGCTGCTGGTGGATTTCTGGAATGACGGTGTACTGTCGGGCGGATGTATTGCCGGCGGACGGCTCTATTTCCATGTCAACCACCGCGGTGATGTGGAGCCGTGCATTTTCTGTCATTTTGCAACAGATAATATCCATGAAAAAAGTCTCAAAGAGGCGCTCAATTCCTCATTTTTTCGTTCCATTCGTTCAGAGCAGCCCTTTTGCTACAACACCCTGCGTCCCTGTCCCATGATCGATCATCCCCAGACCATGTGGCGGATCATACGGGAAAACAATGCAAAGCCCACCCACAAAGGCGCGGAGGTCATGTTTACCCGCCTGGCCCCGGAAATGACCCGATATGCCAGGGGTGTGCAGCAGGTAATGGACCGGGCCTGGCATGAGGAAGGCTATAAAGACTGGGCTGCCAAGTGGATGCAGCATTGCGGCCTGGCGCCCGAAAACATTGAGCGCCGCCGCAGGGAATTTGAGCAAAACCGCCAGCGGGCCGATGAAACGGAAATCGTCCGTGCAAGGGCCCGGTCAAACTAG
- a CDS encoding NupC/NupG family nucleoside CNT transporter, protein MILRSIGGFFLFVGIAWLLSENRRRFPVRTVAAGLGLQVFLAVALLKFPYCARIFAWLNRAVLALQEATIDGAGFVFGYLAGEKPPFAVTDPQATFILAFQALPLVLVISALSSLLFYWGILQAIVRVFSRIFEKTMQLGGAESLGVSANIFVGMVESPLLIRPYVAKLTRSELFAVMVSGMATIAGTMMVVYASILSDLVPNVMGHILTASIISAPAAIVIAKIMVPETAEITGAGLTQPTEACGAMDALSRGTLQGMELLLNIIAMIIVLVAVVSLINTVLGLFPGVAGQPLTLQRIFGWLLSPLVWMMGIPWAEVQAAGALLGTKSVLNEMIAYVDMTRMAPEVLSPKSILIMSYALCGFANPGSLGIMIGGLGGIAPERRHEIASLGLRSIIAGTLATCMTGTVAGFLV, encoded by the coding sequence ATGATTTTACGAAGCATCGGGGGATTTTTTTTGTTTGTGGGCATTGCCTGGCTGCTGAGTGAAAATCGGCGGCGCTTTCCCGTGCGCACTGTGGCCGCCGGTCTGGGGCTGCAGGTTTTTCTGGCCGTGGCCCTGCTGAAGTTTCCGTATTGTGCCCGGATTTTTGCCTGGTTAAACCGGGCTGTGCTGGCCTTGCAGGAAGCAACCATTGACGGTGCCGGATTTGTTTTCGGATACCTTGCCGGCGAAAAACCCCCCTTTGCGGTGACAGACCCGCAGGCCACCTTTATCCTGGCCTTCCAGGCCCTGCCCCTGGTGCTGGTGATCAGCGCCCTGTCTTCTCTGCTTTTTTACTGGGGCATTCTTCAGGCAATTGTCCGGGTATTTTCCCGTATTTTTGAAAAAACAATGCAGCTTGGGGGTGCTGAAAGCCTGGGGGTTTCGGCCAATATTTTCGTTGGCATGGTGGAATCGCCGCTTTTGATACGGCCATACGTGGCCAAATTGACCCGAAGCGAGCTCTTTGCTGTGATGGTTTCGGGCATGGCCACCATCGCCGGGACCATGATGGTGGTATATGCCAGCATTCTTTCTGACCTGGTACCCAATGTTATGGGTCACATCCTGACGGCTTCCATCATCAGCGCGCCTGCGGCCATTGTGATTGCAAAAATCATGGTGCCGGAAACCGCTGAAATCACCGGGGCCGGTCTCACACAGCCAACCGAAGCCTGCGGCGCCATGGATGCGTTAAGCCGCGGGACCCTGCAGGGCATGGAACTGCTGTTAAATATTATTGCTATGATCATAGTTCTGGTAGCCGTGGTCAGCCTGATCAACACGGTTCTGGGCCTGTTTCCCGGCGTGGCGGGCCAGCCCCTGACCCTGCAGCGGATTTTCGGCTGGCTGCTCTCCCCCCTGGTCTGGATGATGGGCATTCCATGGGCTGAAGTTCAGGCGGCGGGCGCCCTGCTTGGAACCAAGAGCGTGCTCAATGAGATGATCGCCTATGTGGACATGACCCGGATGGCTCCGGAAGTTTTGAGCCCCAAAAGCATTTTGATCATGTCTTATGCCCTGTGCGGGTTTGCCAATCCCGGCAGCCTGGGTATTATGATCGGCGGGCTCGGCGGCATTGCCCCGGAGCGCCGCCATGAAATTGCTTCCCTGGGTCTGCGCTCCATTATTGCCGGAACCTTGGCCACCTGCATGACCGGCACAGTGGCCGGATTTCTGGTGTAA
- a CDS encoding MFS transporter: MMQEMRIRPAFSIFWGIGSFQALAMFRRGLFYAYLSIYLRYYLDLSVTETTLFATLPMLANIIAQTFFWGRLSDRLQLRRTLILWGEFSGAVGTVLIWAAHVMAASPYQAGYVIILGLTVVEMFWSMSNIGWSALISDLYPEQKRNEVQGRLASVGGLGRLLGIWIGGQLYDGLGAMYEGWGFESGLLFFVAAGIMLIAMVPVLFLPEGGTSRHPPADSDCGPRCAADSLRLYIIFLIAMTLINFGRNCVTIIQSQYLFLESGFAVSSEMLSHIVNTESAAIVLLGVFSGHIGRRIGNGRAVCAGALAAIAYLLIFAFADQLWLIFAASFLRGAGEVIILAASYAMASILIPPEQRGRWFGYFNATLFLSWGVAGTLIAGPVVDIMEFMGFASVMAYRAAYLSALIMTGAGLGIQLMLVFVLMPRAGIRKAVL, translated from the coding sequence ATGATGCAGGAAATGCGGATTCGGCCGGCTTTTTCAATATTCTGGGGTATCGGCTCTTTTCAGGCCCTGGCCATGTTCCGCAGGGGCCTTTTTTATGCCTATCTGTCGATTTACCTTCGTTATTATCTTGATCTTTCCGTTACAGAGACCACTCTTTTTGCAACCCTTCCCATGCTGGCCAATATCATTGCCCAGACTTTTTTTTGGGGCCGGCTTTCAGACCGGCTTCAGCTCAGGCGCACCCTGATTTTATGGGGGGAATTTTCAGGCGCCGTGGGCACCGTGCTGATTTGGGCCGCCCACGTGATGGCTGCATCGCCTTATCAGGCCGGCTACGTGATTATTCTGGGTCTGACCGTGGTGGAGATGTTTTGGTCCATGAGCAATATCGGCTGGAGCGCACTGATTTCGGATTTGTACCCGGAACAGAAGCGAAACGAGGTTCAGGGCAGACTGGCCAGTGTGGGCGGTCTGGGCCGGCTGCTGGGAATCTGGATCGGCGGCCAGCTCTATGACGGTCTGGGCGCCATGTACGAAGGCTGGGGCTTTGAATCCGGACTGCTTTTTTTCGTGGCCGCAGGCATAATGTTAATTGCCATGGTGCCGGTTTTGTTTCTGCCCGAAGGGGGGACAAGCCGGCATCCGCCTGCGGATTCGGACTGCGGTCCAAGATGTGCGGCCGATTCTTTGCGCCTGTACATCATTTTTCTCATTGCCATGACCCTGATCAATTTCGGCCGCAACTGCGTGACCATCATTCAGTCCCAGTATCTTTTCCTGGAATCCGGCTTTGCTGTTTCCAGTGAAATGCTCAGCCATATTGTCAATACCGAGTCTGCGGCCATTGTGCTGCTGGGTGTTTTTTCCGGCCACATCGGCAGGCGGATCGGAAACGGGCGGGCGGTGTGCGCCGGGGCCCTGGCTGCCATTGCATATCTGTTGATTTTTGCATTTGCCGATCAGCTGTGGCTTATTTTTGCCGCCAGTTTCCTGCGGGGGGCAGGGGAGGTGATCATCCTGGCGGCTTCCTATGCCATGGCCTCCATTTTAATCCCGCCGGAGCAACGGGGGCGGTGGTTTGGATATTTTAATGCCACCCTGTTTCTGTCCTGGGGGGTGGCCGGCACCCTGATTGCCGGACCGGTGGTGGATATCATGGAGTTTATGGGGTTTGCATCGGTGATGGCCTACAGGGCCGCGTATCTGTCGGCCTTGATCATGACCGGGGCCGGGCTCGGCATCCAGCTGATGCTGGTATTCGTGTTGATGCCCAGGGCCGGCATCCGCAAAGCCGTGCTCTGA
- a CDS encoding PilZ domain-containing protein gives MNFEARRFRKNTRTTVWPDIRATLKIIDPYSDKRKALTIQGRVNDLGGAGMFLLTDESVPVPAKADIIIDFDSGNSPELVLTARGEIVRRTSRGVGLRFTAIDMSDLQRCILARMNR, from the coding sequence ATGAATTTCGAGGCCCGCCGTTTTCGTAAAAATACGCGTACTACTGTTTGGCCCGATATCAGGGCCACCCTGAAAATTATTGATCCCTACAGTGATAAAAGAAAGGCGCTGACCATCCAGGGACGGGTCAATGATTTGGGAGGTGCGGGGATGTTTCTGCTCACAGATGAAAGCGTACCGGTGCCGGCAAAGGCGGATATCATCATTGATTTTGATTCCGGCAACAGCCCCGAACTTGTGCTGACCGCCCGGGGCGAGATCGTGAGAAGAACTTCCCGGGGGGTGGGCCTTCGGTTTACCGCCATTGACATGTCCGACCTGCAGCGGTGCATCCTTGCACGGATGAACCGATAA
- the grxC gene encoding glutaredoxin 3, producing MPVIEIYSTKACPFCRMAKSLLDQKGAEYSEILVDADPSRMTEAVERSGGRQTVPQIFIDDQHVGGYDELNALDRKGGLDPLLGS from the coding sequence ATGCCCGTCATAGAAATCTACAGCACAAAGGCCTGTCCGTTTTGCCGGATGGCCAAATCCCTGCTGGATCAAAAAGGCGCTGAATACTCTGAAATTCTTGTGGATGCCGATCCGTCGCGCATGACCGAGGCAGTGGAGCGAAGCGGCGGCCGGCAGACGGTTCCGCAGATTTTTATTGATGATCAGCATGTGGGGGGCTATGATGAATTAAATGCCCTGGACCGCAAAGGTGGTCTGGATCCCCTGCTTGGCAGTTAA
- a CDS encoding glutamate-cysteine ligase family protein, whose protein sequence is MNGHFDIAGLAADFTRRYMAVLKGQLPKTERTYGFEFEFLPDRVLNIEDVADVEALLSRRGKCANGAVFFENGLCIAFEPGGQLEYCSPPLVAGDEKRLDSFIAFMEQINAEIRSHLGISYLPRGYVPGRRDAPLCLTSERYVSLHRRLAASGTRGHEMMKATASIHLHVAICSIEELLPLFFRLCRLAREPLFQMSAQRREIWDNTDPTRCGMPPCCAESLTAPEELIDRLIRFGLHAVALGEEVPFFKTADTSFEAFLYHMTTIFTDVRFNLKGTTLELRTLDSMPMDAFRQRWLQFVSKTAQVSQSC, encoded by the coding sequence TTGAACGGGCATTTTGATATCGCCGGGCTGGCAGCCGATTTCACCCGCCGCTATATGGCGGTTTTAAAGGGCCAGCTGCCCAAGACCGAAAGGACATACGGATTTGAATTTGAGTTTCTGCCGGATCGTGTCCTGAATATTGAGGATGTGGCGGATGTGGAAGCGCTTTTGAGCCGCCGGGGCAAATGCGCCAATGGCGCGGTTTTTTTTGAAAACGGACTGTGCATTGCCTTTGAGCCCGGCGGGCAGCTCGAGTACTGCAGTCCGCCGCTTGTTGCCGGTGACGAAAAGCGGTTGGACAGCTTTATCGCTTTTATGGAGCAGATCAATGCAGAGATCCGCTCGCATCTTGGTATTTCCTACCTGCCCCGGGGGTATGTGCCGGGCCGCAGGGATGCCCCTTTGTGCCTGACATCCGAGCGTTATGTGAGCCTGCACCGGCGCCTGGCTGCAAGCGGCACCCGGGGCCATGAGATGATGAAAGCCACGGCCTCTATTCATTTGCACGTGGCCATATGCAGCATTGAAGAGCTTCTGCCCCTGTTTTTCCGGCTGTGCCGTCTGGCCCGGGAGCCGCTGTTTCAGATGTCAGCACAAAGGCGCGAGATCTGGGATAACACCGATCCCACCCGGTGCGGCATGCCGCCCTGCTGCGCAGAGTCCCTGACAGCACCCGAAGAACTCATTGACCGCCTGATCCGCTTTGGGCTGCATGCCGTGGCACTGGGAGAGGAGGTGCCGTTTTTCAAAACAGCCGATACTTCCTTTGAAGCGTTTTTATATCATATGACCACGATTTTTACGGATGTGCGGTTTAATTTAAAAGGCACCACCCTGGAACTGCGCACTTTGGACAGCATGCCCATGGATGCCTTCAGGCAGCGCTGGCTGCAATTTGTTTCCAAAACCGCGCAGGTTTCACAATCGTGTTAA